The DNA region GATGAACGTGATGGCGGGTGATGCAGTCTTTGGCAATAACTTTCAATTCTTCGTGTTCTGGCGTAGTGCGAACAACCAAGGGCGAATACAACTGTTCTAAAACGTAGCCATTTTTTTTGAGTAGCAGCGAAAAGAATTTTTTGATATCGTGAGTTACGAGGTCAATTTCTAAATTGTCGCGGATTTCGGAAAGTTCGATCGTTTCCCGTCCTGGATCTAATCCTATCACTTCCGGTACTGGCAAAATGTGGCAACCGCGCAAGTCAAAGTCAGAGTCTGCTGAGGGGAAACCATACAAATGTGCCCCGCTAATTGTGGCGAATAAAAGCGGGTATGGTTGCTCGTCTGTGACTGCTATCAACTGCTGTTCATTTGCCATAATTGTTTGCTGTTATAAAAAACTAATTGGGTATTTTTTCAGCTTT from Aerosakkonema funiforme FACHB-1375 includes:
- a CDS encoding nucleotidyltransferase domain-containing protein; this translates as MANEQQLIAVTDEQPYPLLFATISGAHLYGFPSADSDFDLRGCHILPVPEVIGLDPGRETIELSEIRDNLEIDLVTHDIKKFFSLLLKKNGYVLEQLYSPLVVRTTPEHEELKVIAKDCITRHHVHHYLGFAKTQWKLFEKERRIKPLLYIYRVLLTGIYLMQTGVVEANLVTLNENFKLPYIPDLIARKLEGGEKSVLADVDIEFHQREFNRLLGELETASQNSTLPESPAAKQALNDLLIRLRMRSVG